In the genome of Betaproteobacteria bacterium, one region contains:
- a CDS encoding cold-shock protein, with amino-acid sequence MATGTVKWFNDAKGFGFITPDDGGEDLFAHFSSINMSGFKTLKEGQKVSFEVTEGPKGKQASNIQSSSK; translated from the coding sequence ATGGCAACTGGTACGGTCAAGTGGTTCAACGACGCCAAGGGCTTTGGCTTCATCACGCCAGACGATGGTGGCGAGGATTTGTTTGCGCATTTCTCCTCCATCAACATGTCCGGTTTCAAGACCCTGAAGGAGGGTCAGAAGGTCTCTTTCGAAGTCACCGAGGGCCCCAAGGGCAAACAGGCGTCAAACATCCAGTCCTCTTCGAAGTAA
- the aceK gene encoding bifunctional isocitrate dehydrogenase kinase/phosphatase → MNKTWQPAARAALLPAGENPVAQAIAMALIDGFNKHYRLFREVSCAAKERFERRDWPAQQAAVRDRIQYYDDRVNECVERLRTEFRADLLDHNTWQQAKLLYIGLLTDHKQPECAETFFNSVSCKILHRTYFQNDFIFVRPAISTEYLESDPPAYRTYYPSIATLYETFRQIFLDFGWRCPFADLDRDVGAAIEAIRLHLGHWPEPEPNFQIKVLASGFYRNKAVYVIGKIVNGHQEYPFVVPVLHDESGRLALDAILLEPLLISMLFSLSRAYFMVDMEVPSNYVRFLQSAMPNKPQSELYTMLGLAKQGKNLFYRDLLYHLRHSRDTFDLAPGIPGLVMLVFTLPSFSYVFKVIRDTIQPPKEVDRETVKSKYLLVKHHDRVGRMADTMEFSDVALPVARFTPALLEQLRRHAPSLLEEEGDAIVIKHCYIERRMVPLNIYLDRAGRAEREAAVREYGNAIRELAYANIFPGDLLWKNFGVTRYGRVVFYDYDEIEYLTDCNFRHIPEAPTEELEMSGEVWYPVARNDVFPEEFATFLLSNREVRSVFMNDHADLLTPEFWQVCQQHIRGGDVDDFFPYPHDIRFCRSIRSRLEEARPQRVAAS, encoded by the coding sequence GCGCGGCGTTGCTGCCTGCCGGCGAGAATCCGGTGGCGCAGGCAATCGCCATGGCGCTGATCGACGGTTTCAACAAGCACTACCGGCTGTTCCGGGAAGTGAGCTGCGCCGCCAAGGAGCGCTTTGAACGCCGCGACTGGCCGGCGCAGCAGGCCGCCGTGCGCGATCGCATCCAGTATTACGACGACCGCGTCAACGAGTGCGTGGAGCGCCTGCGCACGGAGTTCCGCGCTGACCTGCTCGACCACAACACCTGGCAGCAGGCGAAGCTGCTCTACATCGGGCTCCTCACCGATCACAAGCAGCCCGAGTGCGCCGAGACCTTCTTCAACTCGGTCTCGTGCAAGATCCTGCATCGCACCTACTTCCAGAACGACTTCATCTTCGTGCGACCGGCGATCTCGACCGAGTACCTGGAATCGGACCCGCCCGCCTATCGCACCTATTACCCGAGCATCGCGACCCTCTACGAGACGTTCCGGCAGATTTTCCTCGACTTCGGCTGGCGGTGCCCCTTCGCCGATCTCGATCGCGACGTGGGCGCAGCGATCGAGGCGATCCGGCTGCACCTGGGACACTGGCCGGAGCCGGAGCCGAACTTCCAGATCAAGGTCCTGGCGTCGGGTTTCTACCGCAACAAGGCGGTTTACGTGATCGGCAAGATCGTCAACGGTCACCAGGAGTACCCGTTCGTGGTGCCGGTGCTCCACGACGAGAGCGGACGCCTCGCGCTCGATGCCATCCTGCTCGAGCCGTTGCTGATCAGCATGCTCTTCAGTCTGAGCCGCGCCTACTTCATGGTCGACATGGAGGTGCCCTCGAACTACGTCCGCTTCCTGCAAAGCGCGATGCCGAACAAGCCCCAGTCTGAGCTCTACACGATGCTGGGGCTGGCAAAGCAGGGGAAGAACCTCTTCTATCGCGATCTCCTCTATCACCTGCGGCATTCGCGCGACACCTTCGATCTCGCTCCCGGCATTCCCGGGCTCGTGATGCTGGTTTTCACCCTGCCTTCGTTCTCCTACGTGTTCAAGGTGATTCGGGACACCATCCAGCCACCGAAGGAGGTCGATCGCGAAACCGTCAAGTCGAAGTACCTGCTGGTCAAGCATCACGACCGGGTCGGGCGGATGGCGGACACCATGGAGTTCTCGGACGTGGCGCTGCCCGTGGCGCGCTTCACGCCGGCTCTGCTCGAGCAGTTGCGCCGGCACGCGCCGTCGCTGCTGGAAGAAGAGGGCGACGCGATCGTGATCAAGCACTGCTACATCGAACGGCGCATGGTGCCGCTCAACATCTATCTGGATCGGGCGGGACGCGCCGAGCGGGAGGCGGCGGTGCGCGAGTACGGCAACGCCATCCGCGAACTCGCCTACGCCAACATCTTCCCGGGTGATCTGCTGTGGAAGAACTTCGGCGTCACCCGTTACGGGCGGGTCGTTTTCTACGATTACGACGAGATCGAGTATCTGACGGACTGCAATTTCCGCCACATTCCCGAGGCGCCCACCGAAGAGCTGGAGATGTCCGGCGAGGTCTGGTATCCGGTCGCCCGCAACGACGTGTTTCCGGAGGAGTTTGCGACGTTCCTCCTTTCCAACCGCGAGGTGCGCTCAGTCTTCATGAACGACCACGCGGACCTGCTGACGCCGGAGTTCTGGCAGGTCTGTCAGCAGCACATCCGGGGCGGAGACGTGGACGACTTCTTTCCCTATCCGCACGACATCCGTTTCTGCAGGAGCATACGCTCCAGGTTGGAGGAGGCGCGGCCACAACGCGTTGCGGCGAGTTGA